From Nocardioides daedukensis, the proteins below share one genomic window:
- a CDS encoding ACT domain-containing protein, which yields MPFLLRVELPDVPGSLGRLASAIGEAGGDIEAIEIIEHRADGTAVDDVLLDMAPGMMPDSIVSACTTLDGVRVIWISRYAAGGNLFLDLEAVEELTANPAGAINRLIDLLPMTFRADWGALVRRADDGAGELRHATPAAPEKIEWYDVERAVLVESGDENNLVAAAPLGDDQIVLLGRRGGPEILDSELARLTHLIGLALSISRS from the coding sequence ATGCCGTTTCTGCTTCGCGTCGAACTTCCCGACGTGCCCGGGTCACTGGGTCGTCTCGCCTCCGCCATCGGTGAGGCGGGGGGAGACATCGAGGCGATCGAGATCATCGAGCACCGCGCCGACGGCACCGCGGTCGACGACGTGCTGCTGGACATGGCGCCGGGGATGATGCCGGACTCGATCGTGTCCGCCTGCACGACCCTCGACGGGGTGCGGGTCATCTGGATCTCGCGCTATGCGGCCGGCGGGAACCTGTTCCTCGACCTCGAGGCTGTCGAGGAGCTCACCGCGAACCCGGCGGGTGCGATCAACCGACTCATCGACCTGCTCCCGATGACCTTCCGCGCCGACTGGGGCGCACTCGTACGCCGCGCCGACGACGGAGCCGGTGAGCTCCGGCATGCGACGCCGGCGGCTCCGGAGAAGATCGAGTGGTACGACGTCGAGCGCGCCGTGCTGGTCGAGTCCGGGGACGAGAACAACCTGGTCGCCGCCGCACCGTTGGGCGACGACCAGATCGTGCTGCTCGGCCGACGAGGTGGACCGGAGATCCTCGACTCGGAGTTGGCCAGGCTCACTCACCTGATCGGCCTGGCGCTGTCGATCTCTCGGTCCTGA
- a CDS encoding YceI family protein produces MSIFSRKNNAAAAEPVFDAGTTALSDISGDYTIDSSHTYIGFQARHAMVTTVRGAFKEFQGTATIDAANPSNSKTELTIAVDSVDTGSADRDGHLASEDFFDVANHPAITFASTKVESDGDDWAVTGDLTIKGVTKPVTVPFEFTGSAQDPFGNVRVGFEGELAVNRKDWGLSWNAALETGGVLVSEKIKLKFDVSAIKNA; encoded by the coding sequence ATGAGCATCTTCAGCCGCAAGAACAACGCCGCCGCCGCCGAGCCCGTCTTCGACGCCGGCACCACCGCCCTCTCCGACATCTCGGGCGACTACACCATCGACTCCAGCCACACCTACATCGGCTTCCAGGCCCGCCACGCGATGGTCACCACCGTCCGCGGCGCCTTCAAGGAGTTCCAGGGCACCGCAACCATCGACGCTGCGAACCCGAGCAACTCGAAGACCGAGCTCACCATCGCCGTTGACTCCGTTGACACCGGCTCCGCCGACCGCGACGGCCACCTGGCCAGCGAGGACTTCTTCGACGTCGCGAACCACCCGGCCATCACGTTCGCCTCGACCAAGGTCGAGAGCGACGGCGACGACTGGGCCGTCACCGGCGACCTGACCATCAAGGGCGTCACCAAGCCCGTCACGGTTCCCTTCGAGTTCACCGGCTCCGCCCAGGACCCGTTCGGCAACGTCCGCGTGGGCTTCGAGGGTGAGCTCGCCGTCAACCGCAAGGACTGGGGCCTCTCCTGGAACGCCGCGCTCGAGACCGGCGGCGTGCTCGTCTCCGAGAAGATCAAGCTCAAGTTCGACGTCTCGGCCATCAAGAACGCCTGA
- a CDS encoding Sir2 family NAD-dependent protein deacetylase, which produces MKIVVLTGAGISAESGVPTFRDSDGLWEGHNVEDVATPEAYDARPSFVQKFYDERRAFLSKVEPNPAHVALGRLSELLGSDLTLVTQNIDDLHERGGAHDVVHMHGELLSALCRACTGRTPWHKELSDFPPCPRCGVSELRPDVVWFGEIPYEMGRIQAALMRADLFVSVGTSGAVYPAAGFVQMAKACGAKTLELNLVPSDGTAFFDEARHGLAGELVPAWVDEVIA; this is translated from the coding sequence GTGAAGATCGTGGTCCTGACCGGCGCCGGCATCTCGGCGGAGAGTGGCGTGCCCACCTTCCGTGACTCCGACGGTCTCTGGGAGGGACACAACGTCGAGGACGTGGCGACGCCGGAGGCATATGACGCACGCCCGTCGTTCGTGCAGAAGTTCTATGACGAACGGCGAGCGTTCCTGTCGAAGGTCGAGCCGAACCCCGCCCACGTGGCGCTCGGCCGGCTCAGTGAGCTGCTCGGGTCGGACCTGACCCTGGTCACCCAGAACATCGACGACCTGCACGAGCGCGGCGGAGCCCACGACGTGGTGCACATGCACGGTGAGCTGCTCTCGGCACTCTGCCGCGCGTGCACCGGCCGTACGCCGTGGCACAAGGAGCTCAGTGACTTCCCGCCTTGTCCGCGGTGCGGGGTCTCCGAGCTCAGGCCGGACGTGGTCTGGTTCGGGGAGATCCCCTATGAGATGGGTCGGATCCAGGCGGCGCTCATGCGTGCGGACCTGTTCGTCTCGGTCGGCACCTCGGGCGCGGTCTACCCGGCCGCCGGCTTCGTGCAGATGGCCAAGGCGTGCGGCGCCAAGACGCTCGAGCTCAACCTGGTTCCCAGCGACGGTACGGCGTTCTTCGACGAGGCCCGCCACGGATTGGCCGGCGAGCTCGTTCCCGCCTGGGTCGACGAGGTCATTGCCTGA
- a CDS encoding type II toxin-antitoxin system Phd/YefM family antitoxin, giving the protein MTATHVGIREFRAGLSDFVDADAPVAVTRHGRTVGYFIPVKEDRAADAAALRAAGEKLDALLKLSDDDVDAAVEDFKQLRREAKKKA; this is encoded by the coding sequence ATGACCGCGACGCACGTGGGGATCCGGGAATTCCGGGCGGGGCTGTCCGACTTCGTGGACGCTGACGCGCCTGTTGCCGTGACGCGTCACGGGCGCACGGTCGGCTACTTCATCCCAGTCAAGGAGGACCGCGCGGCCGATGCCGCAGCTCTCCGTGCGGCCGGCGAGAAGCTCGACGCGCTGCTCAAGCTCAGTGACGACGACGTCGACGCGGCGGTCGAGGACTTCAAGCAGCTCCGACGCGAGGCCAAGAAGAAGGCGTAG
- a CDS encoding class II glutamine amidotransferase, producing MCRVLAYIGPEIPLASLLTEPANSLINQSLDPEAHPDLQLAGWGFGAWGEHLLNPEAPLLYHRPMAAFYDDNVDGLIPSLQINTMLAHVRAAAYNSKTVLADENCHPYSYAGTDWIIAQNGDLTHWMILQRELLQHCKDEFLKQMRGTTDTEFLYVLLLSLLEGDSDEDVQRAFERMLELIVDARKKLDLMELTKLKIALVAPNRIIGVNFGLGHNGEPEPEGDWRELRTAEPGTPELALGMLLEPMYLLVGRNFAEHESSYNVDVTSAEEATSVIFASEPLTEETDCWLQLEFGEIVFVEKNGDDITMQVNKLKT from the coding sequence ATGTGTCGCGTTCTTGCCTACATCGGTCCGGAGATCCCGCTGGCCAGCCTGCTGACAGAACCGGCCAACAGCCTGATCAACCAGTCCCTTGATCCCGAGGCTCATCCCGACCTCCAGCTGGCGGGCTGGGGCTTCGGCGCATGGGGCGAGCACCTGCTGAACCCCGAGGCGCCGCTGCTCTATCACCGGCCGATGGCGGCGTTCTATGACGACAACGTCGACGGGTTGATTCCCAGCCTCCAGATCAACACGATGCTGGCTCACGTCAGGGCGGCCGCCTACAACTCGAAGACGGTTCTGGCCGACGAGAACTGCCACCCCTACTCGTACGCCGGGACTGACTGGATCATTGCCCAGAACGGCGATCTGACGCACTGGATGATCCTGCAGCGGGAGCTGTTGCAGCACTGCAAGGACGAGTTCCTCAAGCAGATGCGGGGCACGACCGACACCGAGTTCCTCTACGTTCTCCTGCTGTCCCTGCTCGAAGGGGACAGCGACGAGGACGTGCAGCGCGCCTTCGAGAGGATGCTGGAGCTCATCGTCGATGCGAGGAAGAAGCTCGACCTGATGGAGCTGACCAAGCTGAAGATCGCGCTGGTCGCTCCCAACCGGATCATCGGGGTCAACTTCGGTCTGGGGCACAACGGCGAGCCCGAGCCGGAGGGCGACTGGCGCGAGCTGCGCACGGCCGAGCCCGGAACCCCGGAGCTGGCTCTCGGCATGCTCCTGGAGCCGATGTACCTGCTGGTCGGACGCAACTTCGCGGAGCACGAGTCGTCGTACAACGTGGACGTGACCTCCGCCGAGGAGGCCACCTCGGTGATCTTTGCCTCCGAGCCGCTGACGGAGGAGACCGACTGCTGGCTGCAGCTGGAGTTCGGCGAGATCGTGTTCGTCGAGAAGAACGGCGACGACATCACGATGCAGGTCAACAAGCTGAAGACGTAG
- a CDS encoding Imm1 family immunity protein — translation MSRCCANWGTYAGWSGERDVATGDEARALCGEIESNDDSGRVLVGFTNERGHFFAIGLGADESCVMFWESAEPPYFQSRGTGSADERIDFAYDGQETELPSSVLIGRELAVAALMEFADSGRRPDCVAWDET, via the coding sequence ATGAGCCGGTGCTGCGCCAACTGGGGAACGTACGCTGGCTGGTCTGGCGAGCGTGATGTTGCGACTGGTGATGAAGCCAGAGCGCTCTGCGGCGAGATTGAGTCGAACGACGACTCGGGTCGAGTTCTGGTCGGCTTCACGAACGAGCGAGGGCACTTCTTCGCCATCGGCCTTGGAGCTGATGAATCGTGCGTCATGTTCTGGGAGTCTGCCGAGCCGCCCTACTTCCAGAGTCGAGGAACGGGATCGGCAGATGAGCGGATTGACTTCGCGTACGACGGCCAGGAGACCGAGCTGCCTAGCAGTGTGCTGATCGGTCGTGAGCTGGCAGTCGCCGCGCTGATGGAGTTCGCGGACTCTGGGCGCCGCCCTGACTGCGTCGCTTGGGACGAGACCTGA
- a CDS encoding penicillin acylase family protein, whose protein sequence is MSSHVFHDQHGIPHISADSLGALAFAQGAEQATSRPAQLELERLRSEGRTAERVGPAGLEWDRFARQARIDAIAQRAYDVLDAETQEFLVAFTDGINATLRERRWMPWSPCGVFLVQQIHFGSFPSKLWRQAIADRLGTDGLRAISVAPPTVSGSNAYAVTGARTASGAPIIAGDPHRIFEAPNVYLQTHLSCPEFDVVGFCFPGVPGVQHFAHTGSVAWGLTNAMGDYQDLYAEELRRTPTGGVEALGPDGWEAAESFVEEIRVRGELGFGDDDDEDWPDDHWPEDENDDSDRPSEVEVIVTARGPVVFGGVDSEPLPCGARALSLRTASHDLGDLGFAALLPLLRAKKVADVEAAIGHWVEPVNNWVIADTEGTVVHRVAGRVPERHIDNLFGVVPASSSEHQWTGWATLPVVRPGETGRVVSANDRATEEFSVVASHFAASWRADRIRELLDAAGPLTATDAITPLLDARQLGGESLLAAVAETTGLGEGATELQQVLAGWDREMSVDGLGAAAFTALRSEFTDRLCAHPVLATLADDLADGTAYGALYRPWLALATRVGQSLPKLLEHATSIGIDVGALLRESLEAVAAAVETAGGHTSWGERHRFTPLTGAAQFGLPDEPLAVSGEPLPGDMDSVAAMSWVPGSDLCVRGPVARFVWDLADRAQSRWAVPLGAHEAPDSPHRTDQFAAWHTGALLQLTPDQEP, encoded by the coding sequence GTGAGCTCACATGTCTTCCACGACCAGCACGGCATCCCGCACATCAGCGCCGACTCACTGGGCGCGCTGGCGTTCGCCCAGGGGGCGGAGCAGGCCACGTCCCGCCCTGCCCAGCTCGAGCTCGAACGGCTGCGCAGCGAGGGCCGCACCGCCGAGCGGGTGGGACCGGCTGGCCTGGAGTGGGACCGGTTCGCGCGCCAGGCGCGGATCGACGCGATCGCGCAGCGGGCCTACGACGTGCTCGACGCCGAGACCCAGGAGTTCCTGGTCGCCTTCACCGACGGCATCAACGCCACCCTGCGCGAGCGGCGCTGGATGCCGTGGTCCCCGTGCGGGGTCTTCCTGGTGCAGCAGATCCACTTCGGGTCGTTCCCGTCGAAGCTGTGGCGCCAAGCGATCGCCGACCGGCTCGGCACCGACGGGCTGCGCGCGATCTCGGTCGCGCCGCCGACGGTCTCGGGCAGCAACGCCTATGCGGTGACCGGGGCGCGGACCGCATCCGGTGCCCCGATCATCGCCGGCGATCCGCACCGGATCTTCGAGGCGCCCAACGTCTATCTGCAGACGCACCTGTCCTGCCCCGAGTTCGACGTCGTGGGCTTCTGCTTCCCCGGCGTGCCCGGCGTGCAGCACTTTGCGCACACCGGCTCGGTGGCGTGGGGACTGACCAACGCGATGGGTGACTACCAGGACCTGTACGCCGAGGAGCTGCGGCGTACCCCCACCGGCGGCGTCGAGGCGCTCGGCCCGGATGGGTGGGAGGCCGCCGAGTCGTTCGTGGAGGAGATCCGGGTCCGCGGCGAGCTGGGGTTCGGCGATGACGACGACGAGGACTGGCCCGACGACCACTGGCCCGAGGACGAGAACGACGACTCCGACCGGCCGAGCGAGGTCGAGGTGATCGTCACCGCCCGCGGACCGGTCGTCTTCGGTGGCGTGGACTCGGAGCCACTTCCCTGTGGAGCAAGGGCCCTGAGCCTGCGTACCGCATCCCACGACCTGGGAGACCTGGGCTTCGCGGCCCTGCTGCCGCTGTTGCGGGCGAAGAAGGTGGCCGACGTGGAGGCCGCGATCGGTCACTGGGTGGAGCCGGTCAACAACTGGGTCATCGCCGACACCGAGGGAACGGTCGTGCACCGCGTCGCCGGTCGGGTGCCCGAGCGCCACATCGACAACCTGTTCGGCGTCGTACCCGCCTCCTCGAGCGAGCACCAGTGGACCGGCTGGGCAACGCTGCCGGTGGTCCGTCCCGGCGAGACCGGCCGCGTCGTGAGCGCGAACGACCGGGCCACCGAGGAGTTCTCGGTGGTGGCCAGCCACTTCGCCGCGTCGTGGCGCGCGGACCGGATCCGCGAGCTGCTGGACGCGGCAGGCCCGCTCACGGCCACCGACGCGATCACCCCGCTGCTCGATGCTCGTCAGCTGGGCGGTGAGTCGCTGCTCGCCGCGGTCGCGGAGACCACCGGGCTGGGCGAGGGGGCGACCGAGCTCCAGCAGGTGCTGGCCGGCTGGGACCGCGAGATGAGTGTCGACGGGCTCGGTGCGGCCGCGTTCACGGCGCTGCGCTCCGAGTTCACCGACCGGCTCTGCGCCCACCCGGTCCTGGCCACACTCGCGGACGACCTTGCGGACGGGACGGCGTACGGCGCCCTGTACCGCCCCTGGTTGGCCCTGGCCACGCGGGTCGGTCAGTCGCTGCCCAAGCTGCTCGAGCACGCTACGTCGATCGGCATCGACGTGGGCGCGTTGCTGCGCGAGTCGCTCGAGGCCGTTGCCGCTGCGGTCGAGACCGCGGGCGGGCACACCTCGTGGGGTGAGCGGCACCGGTTCACGCCGTTGACCGGCGCGGCCCAGTTCGGCCTGCCCGACGAGCCCCTCGCCGTGAGCGGTGAGCCACTGCCCGGCGACATGGACAGTGTCGCCGCGATGAGCTGGGTGCCCGGGAGTGATCTCTGCGTGCGCGGGCCGGTGGCCCGCTTCGTGTGGGACCTCGCCGACCGCGCGCAGAGCCGTTGGGCGGTGCCGCTCGGTGCCCACGAGGCTCCCGACAGTCCGCATCGCACCGACCAGTTCGCGGCCTGGCACACCGGTGCCCTGCTTCAGTTGACCCCTGACCAGGAGCCCTGA
- a CDS encoding GNAT family N-acetyltransferase has product MAFRQARMEDLPALQVIEVAAGAVFRTVGMDAIADDAPPPIADLLAAQHLGRIWVSVDAQDRPVAYVMAEVLDDTGHVEQVSVHPDHARQGLGRDLIEVVATWARGFGLTALTLTTYAEVPWNAPYYERLGFEVVADDHATEALRTIRDHEAARGLDAWPRVTMRRDLRDDLRATVEQSGEKQGARRQESSDNQDMNLPAGLTTRPLTLADATAVTAVMAAEELADTGTVAIEEADIVADWQRPSFDISTATIGVFDGPRLLGYAEHSGHDRGDTAVDPGVHGRGIGTFLAQWLEDRCRSAGAAVIGMPVPLGSPADRFLAERGYVVRWTSWILVLPPGASIPERPLPEGHVLRDALDEDLRDAWTVLEDAFLEWSERPREPFEDFLASVVDRPGHQPWNLRVLVGPDGEIVGACHIVLADDCGYVNRIAVRKGNRGLGLAQAMLADAFEHSRAHGATRSELSTDSRTGALGLYEKVGMVVSSTWVNRALTL; this is encoded by the coding sequence ATGGCGTTCCGACAGGCGCGGATGGAGGACCTGCCCGCACTTCAAGTGATCGAGGTCGCGGCCGGCGCCGTCTTCCGGACCGTCGGCATGGACGCGATCGCCGACGACGCCCCACCGCCGATCGCTGACCTGCTCGCCGCCCAGCACCTCGGACGGATCTGGGTGAGCGTCGACGCACAGGACAGACCCGTCGCCTACGTCATGGCGGAGGTCCTCGACGACACCGGCCACGTCGAGCAGGTCTCGGTGCACCCCGATCACGCACGCCAAGGCTTGGGTCGAGACCTGATCGAGGTCGTGGCCACCTGGGCCCGCGGGTTCGGCCTCACTGCGCTCACGTTGACGACGTACGCCGAGGTGCCATGGAACGCCCCCTACTACGAGCGCCTGGGCTTCGAGGTCGTGGCCGACGACCACGCCACCGAAGCACTCCGCACGATCCGTGACCATGAAGCCGCACGCGGTCTCGACGCCTGGCCCCGGGTCACCATGCGACGCGACCTGCGGGACGACCTGCGGGCCACCGTCGAGCAGTCCGGAGAAAAGCAGGGTGCGCGTCGGCAGGAATCCTCGGACAATCAGGACATGAATCTTCCGGCCGGCCTGACCACCAGACCCCTCACACTCGCCGACGCGACCGCCGTCACCGCCGTGATGGCTGCCGAGGAGCTTGCCGACACGGGCACCGTGGCCATCGAGGAAGCCGACATCGTCGCCGACTGGCAACGCCCCAGCTTCGACATCTCCACCGCCACCATCGGCGTCTTCGACGGGCCACGCCTCCTCGGCTATGCCGAGCACTCCGGCCACGATCGTGGCGACACCGCGGTGGACCCCGGCGTCCACGGCCGCGGGATCGGCACCTTCCTGGCCCAATGGCTTGAGGACCGATGCCGCTCGGCCGGAGCCGCGGTGATCGGCATGCCGGTGCCGCTGGGCTCTCCCGCAGACCGGTTCCTGGCCGAGCGCGGGTACGTCGTCCGCTGGACGTCGTGGATTCTCGTGCTGCCTCCGGGTGCCTCGATCCCCGAGCGCCCGTTGCCCGAGGGCCATGTCCTGCGTGACGCCCTGGACGAGGACCTCCGAGACGCCTGGACCGTCCTCGAGGACGCCTTCCTGGAGTGGTCGGAGCGGCCACGCGAACCGTTCGAGGACTTCCTCGCCTCCGTCGTGGACCGACCCGGACACCAGCCGTGGAACCTGCGGGTGCTGGTCGGGCCGGATGGCGAGATCGTCGGCGCCTGCCACATCGTGCTCGCCGACGACTGCGGCTACGTGAACCGGATCGCCGTACGCAAGGGCAACAGGGGCCTCGGACTGGCCCAAGCGATGCTCGCCGATGCCTTCGAGCACTCCCGCGCCCATGGCGCCACCCGCTCCGAGCTGAGCACCGACTCACGCACCGGTGCACTGGGGCTCTACGAGAAGGTCGGCATGGTCGTCTCGTCGACCTGGGTGAATCGGGCGCTCACGCTCTGA
- a CDS encoding GNAT family N-acetyltransferase, with amino-acid sequence MSIPATPSMTTVDDEITLTPVDPVRDVALIHSWVTQERAEFWGMREKSAEEVGEIYSYIDEQEHLAAYLASWQGTPWALFQTYDPFVDEIGQFYDRRPGDVGVHLLLAPGPRPAGLTAALLDFLPRWMFTDPRHQRVVLEPDVRNAKSIAVLGRIGADQAHVAQLPDKTAQFAFLTREAWATTP; translated from the coding sequence GTGAGCATCCCCGCCACCCCGTCGATGACCACTGTCGATGACGAGATCACGCTGACCCCGGTCGATCCGGTGCGTGATGTCGCACTGATCCACTCCTGGGTCACCCAGGAGCGCGCCGAGTTCTGGGGGATGCGTGAGAAGTCGGCCGAGGAGGTCGGCGAGATCTACTCCTACATCGACGAGCAGGAGCACCTCGCGGCCTACCTGGCCTCATGGCAGGGGACGCCCTGGGCGCTGTTCCAGACCTACGACCCGTTCGTCGACGAGATCGGCCAGTTCTACGACCGCCGACCCGGCGACGTCGGCGTACACCTCCTGCTCGCCCCCGGCCCGCGCCCCGCGGGGCTCACCGCGGCCCTTCTCGACTTCCTGCCGCGCTGGATGTTCACCGACCCGCGCCACCAGCGGGTGGTCCTGGAGCCTGACGTACGCAATGCGAAGTCGATCGCGGTGCTGGGCCGGATCGGCGCCGACCAGGCGCACGTCGCGCAACTGCCGGACAAGACCGCGCAGTTCGCCTTCCTGACCCGCGAGGCCTGGGCCACCACCCCCTGA
- a CDS encoding 1,4-dihydroxy-2-naphthoyl-CoA synthase — translation MSAIDGVSEIFDAEAWDVVPGFEDLTDLTYHRAKAHGTVRVAFDRPDVLNAFRPHTVDELLRVMEHARMSADVGCVLLTGNGPSAKSDKWAFCTGGDQRIRGRAGYQYEAGAAGGTDTGAEEPSPIDKAKLGRLHILEVQRLIRFMPKVVICLVNGWAAGGGHSLHVVCDLTLASREHAQFKQTDADVGSFDGGFGSAYLARQVGQKFAREIFFLGDVHSAEDMHAMGAVNKVVAHADLEKEALEWGRKINAKSPTAQRMLKYSFNLIDDGLVGQQLFAGETTRLAYMTDEAVEGRDQFLEKREPDWSEFPWYY, via the coding sequence ATGAGTGCGATCGACGGAGTCTCCGAAATCTTCGATGCCGAGGCTTGGGACGTGGTCCCCGGCTTCGAGGACCTGACTGACCTGACCTATCACCGGGCCAAGGCGCACGGGACGGTCCGGGTCGCCTTCGACCGGCCCGACGTGCTCAACGCGTTCCGGCCACACACCGTGGACGAGCTGCTGCGCGTCATGGAGCACGCGCGGATGTCGGCTGATGTCGGATGCGTGCTGCTCACCGGCAACGGCCCGTCGGCCAAGAGTGACAAGTGGGCGTTCTGCACCGGTGGCGACCAGCGGATCCGAGGGCGTGCGGGCTATCAGTACGAGGCCGGCGCTGCTGGTGGCACCGACACCGGGGCGGAGGAGCCCAGCCCGATCGACAAGGCCAAGCTGGGCCGGCTGCACATCCTCGAGGTGCAACGGCTGATCCGGTTCATGCCCAAGGTCGTGATCTGCCTGGTCAACGGCTGGGCAGCCGGCGGCGGCCACTCCCTGCACGTGGTGTGCGACCTGACGCTGGCCTCGCGCGAGCACGCGCAGTTCAAGCAGACCGACGCGGACGTCGGGTCGTTCGACGGCGGCTTCGGCTCGGCGTACCTCGCCCGCCAGGTCGGGCAGAAGTTCGCCCGCGAGATCTTCTTCCTGGGCGACGTCCACTCCGCCGAGGACATGCACGCGATGGGTGCGGTGAACAAGGTCGTCGCGCACGCGGACCTGGAGAAGGAAGCGCTCGAGTGGGGTCGCAAGATCAACGCCAAGTCCCCGACCGCGCAGCGGATGCTGAAGTACTCGTTCAACCTGATTGACGACGGCCTGGTCGGCCAGCAGCTCTTCGCCGGCGAGACCACGAGGTTGGCGTACATGACTGATGAGGCCGTGGAGGGGCGTGACCAGTTCCTCGAGAAGCGTGAGCCGGACTGGTCGGAGTTCCCCTGGTACTACTGA
- a CDS encoding nitroreductase family deazaflavin-dependent oxidoreductase, which translates to MTLQGEYEPSAAEWVRNQVAAYEASGGKEANTIMDDRPIVVITSRGHKSGKLRKNPVMRVEHEGVYAAVASKGGDPEHPEWFHNFTADPHVDLQDGPEPHSYVARLATAQEREEWWLRAVEAFPPYAEYKEKTDREIPVFLLERA; encoded by the coding sequence ATGACACTTCAAGGAGAGTACGAGCCGAGTGCGGCCGAATGGGTCCGCAACCAGGTCGCAGCCTACGAGGCCTCCGGCGGCAAGGAAGCCAACACGATCATGGACGACCGTCCGATCGTGGTGATCACCTCACGCGGCCACAAGTCCGGGAAGCTCCGCAAGAATCCGGTCATGCGCGTCGAGCACGAGGGCGTCTATGCCGCAGTCGCCTCGAAGGGTGGCGACCCCGAGCACCCCGAGTGGTTCCACAACTTCACCGCCGACCCCCACGTCGACCTCCAGGACGGCCCGGAGCCGCACTCGTACGTCGCCCGCCTGGCCACCGCGCAGGAGCGCGAGGAGTGGTGGCTGCGCGCCGTCGAAGCGTTCCCGCCCTATGCGGAATACAAGGAGAAGACCGACCGCGAGATCCCGGTCTTCCTGCTCGAACGAGCCTGA
- a CDS encoding PIN domain-containing protein produces MAQERRLVLDANILIRAVLGRRVRQIIETHIEHAAFFSPDVAFSDAQRHLPDIVCKRGGDDEAVAAALELLEAVSRNVDEVEAEVYAAHRAAALARIERRDPDDWPILATAMALDCPVWTEDNDFFGTGVPTWMSDRVELYLKATE; encoded by the coding sequence GTGGCACAGGAGCGGCGACTGGTCCTCGACGCGAACATCCTCATACGCGCTGTGCTCGGGCGCCGCGTTCGCCAGATCATCGAAACCCACATCGAGCACGCTGCCTTCTTCTCGCCCGACGTTGCGTTCTCCGATGCCCAGCGGCACCTACCTGACATCGTGTGCAAGCGTGGTGGGGACGACGAGGCGGTCGCAGCGGCGCTCGAGCTCCTCGAGGCCGTTTCTCGGAATGTCGACGAGGTCGAGGCCGAGGTTTACGCGGCGCACCGTGCGGCCGCCTTGGCGCGCATCGAGCGGCGCGACCCCGACGATTGGCCGATCTTGGCGACAGCGATGGCTCTGGACTGCCCGGTCTGGACCGAGGACAACGACTTCTTCGGAACCGGCGTCCCAACGTGGATGAGCGACCGAGTCGAGCTCTACCTCAAGGCGACGGAGTAG
- a CDS encoding alpha/beta hydrolase → MIKIHARRSVRSLAIGAAAKTIARPAFALFPATGPLTPLLHCVELGAGLAPRNKATRLERVAGDGWTGELVTPRGGRPGKGAIVYFHGGAFLFCGLATHRRIVEQLSLRTGMPVLSVAYRQHGRGLVDQSIADCVDATNWMIRRGFSAEELVLAGDSAGGHLAFAVALEATAQGINPAGIVGLSPWLEFDNTERRNHPNFRRDHYIPSRRLDAIARMVTGKPILDPAMSPVNRDLAKLPPALITCAADEVLRFDAELMTERLTAVGVPVRTHVFEGQVHAFPVLADLLPESSKAVDLVAEFVTERVAASAPRRLRAVTDLAV, encoded by the coding sequence ATGATCAAGATCCACGCCCGACGCAGCGTCAGGTCCCTGGCCATCGGCGCGGCAGCAAAGACCATCGCCCGCCCCGCGTTCGCGTTGTTCCCCGCCACCGGGCCGCTCACGCCGCTGCTGCACTGCGTCGAGCTCGGCGCCGGGCTGGCGCCGCGGAACAAGGCGACGCGTCTGGAGCGCGTCGCCGGTGATGGCTGGACCGGCGAGTTGGTCACGCCTCGCGGTGGTCGTCCGGGCAAGGGCGCGATCGTCTACTTCCACGGCGGCGCCTTCCTCTTCTGCGGACTGGCCACGCACCGCCGGATCGTCGAGCAGCTCTCCTTGCGGACTGGCATGCCGGTCCTCTCAGTGGCCTACCGGCAGCACGGCCGAGGTTTGGTCGACCAGAGCATCGCCGACTGCGTCGACGCCACGAACTGGATGATCCGCCGCGGCTTCAGCGCCGAGGAGCTGGTCCTCGCCGGGGACTCCGCCGGCGGACACCTGGCCTTCGCGGTCGCACTCGAAGCCACCGCGCAGGGCATCAACCCGGCCGGCATCGTCGGTCTCTCGCCCTGGCTGGAGTTCGACAACACCGAGCGTCGCAACCACCCCAACTTCCGACGCGACCACTACATCCCCTCGCGTCGCCTGGACGCGATCGCGCGGATGGTCACCGGAAAGCCGATCCTCGACCCGGCGATGTCCCCCGTGAACCGCGACCTCGCCAAGTTGCCGCCGGCACTGATCACCTGCGCCGCCGACGAGGTCCTTCGCTTCGACGCCGAGCTGATGACCGAGCGGCTCACTGCGGTCGGCGTACCGGTCCGCACACACGTCTTCGAGGGTCAGGTGCACGCGTTTCCGGTGCTTGCCGACCTGCTCCCCGAGAGCAGCAAGGCCGTGGACCTGGTCGCCGAGTTCGTCACCGAGCGGGTGGCTGCCTCGGCTCCGCGCCGGCTCAGGGCTGTCACCGACCTCGCCGTCTGA